GACGGAGTGCCTGGGCACGAGCGCGAGGTCAGGGTGAAGATGGAGGAGTACTTACAGCCTCTCAGCGACGAGCTGGTAAAGGATCGGCTGGGTGGGGTACTCGGGAAGAAGACGGGGGCAGAAAACGGTCCGAAAATTTTACTCGCGGGACATTTGGATGAAGTGGGCTTCATGGTGACGCATATCACGCCAAAAGGGTACTTGCGTTTTATCCAGTTGGGCGGATGGTGGACGCATAATATCCTCTCACAGCGAGTGAAGGTCAAGACACGCAAAGGCGAATATCTCGGGCTCATTGGTTCAAAGGCACCACACGCTCTGGAAAAAGAAGAGCGGGAAAAAGTCATGAAGCTCAAGGATTTGTACATTGACATCGGGGCAAAAGATGAAGCAGATGCAAAGGAAATGGGTGTTCGCCCAGGTGATTGGATTGTTCCTGACAGTGATTTTACGACGATGCGCGGCGGAGAGCTGTGGGTCGCAAAGGCGCTCGATAATCGAGCGGGGTGTGCACTGGCAATCGAGGTGCTGAAACGTTTGCAGTCAGAAGAACATCCAAATGTGGTATACGCCGGTGCAACCGTGCAGGAAGAAGTTGGGACTCGCGGTGCTGGCACAGTAGCGAATCTGGTTGAACCAGATATTGCTTTTGCCGTCGATGTTGGACTCGCATATGACACGCCTGGAAATGAATCGTATCCGATGACCTGCAATGTGGGGGACGGTCCGCTTGTCATGTTATTTGATGCCACGATGATTCCGCATACCGGATTGCGCGATCTCGTATTCGACACAGCAGAGGAGCTCGGCATCAATATCCAGGTGGATGCTCTCGCAGGAGGCGGAACAGACGCAGCGAAATTCCATACAAGCGGAATTGGCTGCCCGTCTATTGTCGTCGGCTTTGCGACACGGTATATTCACAGCCATAATGCGATTATGTCAAAAAGTGATTTTGAAAAAGCTGCACAGCTGCTGACAGCCGTCATCAAGAAGCTCGATAAGGAAACGGTTCAACAACTGCTCGATAGATGAGGTAGGCGAAACCCTCTCCATGCATGTATCATTGCGATGGAGAGGGTGTTTTTTGTGATGCGAAAAGCTGGTTTAGTGATCACAAGTCTTGAAGAAAAATACCCGGGAGTTGAACGGTTTAGTTGTTTTTTCGAGAGTACTCCTTTAGTATAGGTAGGATAGGATTTCGCAAGGGCAATAACCTGCCTAGGATGAATTTTGATTGATGAGAGCCGGTTTTATCGCATCCACTGTCCATGCAGTCATGGTGTGGCGAATCGGATCGCTTGTGAAAGGAAGTGGAAGTTATGGCAAAATCGTTTGCGTCTTTTGGTTTCCGTCCGGAGCTGATGCAAGGGATTCAAGACCTGTATTATAAAGAACCGACACAAATTCAAGAGGAAGCCATTCCTCTCATTATGGAAGGCAAAGATCTAATCGGACAAGCTCAGACAGGTACGGGTAAAACAGCTGCATTCATGCTGCCGATCCTCAACGCATTGGAAGAGGGAAAACGCGACATTCAAGCGCTCATCCTCACCCCGACACGTGAGCTTTCCATTCAGATTGCAAAAGAAGTAGAAAAGCTGGGCAAACACCTGAATGTGAATGTACTCTCCCTGCACGGTGGAACGGATATTGACAAACAACTGAGCAAGCTAAAAGAAACGGTTCATGTTGTTGTAGGAACACCAGGACGTGTACTGGATCATATGAAGCGCGGATCGCTTCACTTTGGACGAATCTCCACACTCGTGCTGGATGAAGCCGATAAAATGATGGAAATGGGCTTCTTGGAGGATGTGGAGCAAGTAATCGTCCACACGCCTTCTCAACGTCAGGTGCTGTTGTTCTCGGCTACGATGCCTGATCTGGTAAAAAGACTGGCGCACCGCTTCATGAAGCAGCCACCGCATATCAAAATCGAGGGCAAGCAAAAAACGGTTGAGCGCATTGAGCAATTTTACTATGTAGTCAACCAGAGCGATAAGACAGACGCTCTCGTCGATGTACTGGAGCAAGAGCAGCCGTTCTTGACCATTGTGTTTGCAAATACCCAAGTACGTGTGCAACAGCTTACGGCCCGCCTGCAGGAAAATGGCCTCTCGGCGAAAGCCCTGTACGGTGATTTGTCTCAAAACAAGCGGGAACAATTGATGAAGCAATTCCGTGAGATACGTTTCCAATACTTGATCGCAACAGATATCGCTGCTCGTGGACTCGATGTAGAAGGTGTAACACATGTCATCAACTACGATTTGCCGAATGACGTGGACAGCTACATTCACCGCGTCGGTCGTACTGGTCGTGCGGGACAAAAAGGAAAAGCGATCTCCCTCATTTCTCCTCGTCAGAAAAACTTGATGGCTCGTTTTGCCAAAGCGACGAAGGCTTCGATCGAAGAAAGAATTATGCAGGCAGGACGCCATCTGGATGCCGGACGTCGTCAGCGCGCAGAAGAACGGGAAGCTCATTTTGTTGAGCTGCGAGTGCAACAGGCGAAGGAGCAACAGAAGGAAAAAGACAAAGAATTCACTCCAGTACGTGATGCCTTGAAGAAAAAGACGAAGGTAAAGCCAGGCTACAAAAAGAAGATGGCGCGTGAGCTGGGAGAACTGCAAACGCAGTACGAGAAAAACCGCAAGAAGGCAGAAGCGATTGCGGCACGTAAAGCGGGTAAATCCGTGAAGCCAGGCGATGCCAAAAAAGCGGGAAAAGGTGGAGCAGCACGCTCTGCGAAGGGCGGAAAACCGTTTAATCAATCCTCATCCGCTGGGAAAACACGTGGAAGATAAGAAATGAAGAGGCTGTCCAGATTCGAAAAGGATCTGGGCGGTTTTTTTTTGTAGAAATGCCTTTGATGTATGCAACAAGGAAGTTCTTGACTTTATACCCAACTAGAAGGTTTATACTCAGATCGAAGTAATGGGAGAGAAGGTGTGGAATTGTTCAAAATCAGCGAGTTTTCCCGACTGAGTCGAATTCCGTTGCAAACGTTGCGCTATTATGATCAGATTGGGATTCTAAAACCAGCAAAAATCGATGATACGACCGGGTACCGATATTACTGTGCCGAACAGCTTCTGCAGATCAATCGAATTGTCATCTTCAAAGAATTGGGGTTCTCATTGCAGCAGATTGCGCAATTGCTTCACGAGAATATACCAGCCGAACAAATTCGGGGCATGCTGAGGCTCAAAGAAAATGAAATCCAGTCCCTGCTGGAGATGGAAATGTCAAAGCTTGCCCGTATTAAAGAACGGGTGCAGCTTGTTGAACGGGAGGGGAGGATCGAGAAGGAGCATGAGGTTGTTCTGAAGCAGGTAGATGGCATGCAATTGATTTCCTATTCAGCATTGGGTGCTGCTGAAGATATTCCTTGGCTGTTTCAAATATTCGATAGTTTGCTTGATGCCAGCCTGAAATCATCCTTGACTGGTCCCAAAACAGTGCTATGGAAGGAAACCGGAACGAAGGACCAGCTTTTCGAACTTGGGGTGGGCTACGCTAGTAAAACAGAATCTGTCAAACTGCCTGAGCAAATGGAACGAAGCTTCTTGCCTGCCGAGACAATGGCTACGCTACTATTCCGTTCGGATTCGACCTTTAAAGAATCAGCTTGCCTGGATCTGGCTACGTGGATTGAACAGCATGGTTACTGTATTCGAAGCGAGCAGCCTGGCAGAGAAATCTATGTTCCCTTATCAGAAGAGCCTGGAGTTGAGCTCATAGAAATCCAGATTCCAATTGAACCAAGGGGGCAAAGTGAGCATGGGAAATAAATGGGTTGTCTATATTCTCGCTTTGGCAGTTTTCCTGATTGGGACGGTGGAGTATCTGATAAGCGGCATCATTCAAATGGTGGCAGCTGATCTGGGTGTCACGACGTCGTCTGCCGGATTTCTTGTCACTGCATTTGCCCTTTCTGCGGCAGTAGGGGCTCCCATTGTCATCGCTGTTACGATCCATCTTGACCGAAAAAAATTATTACTCATGATGCTTGGCATTTTTATTTTGAGCAACTGGCTGGTCTATGTGAGTCCTTCATTTGAGATGATGCTGGTTACACGGATGATCCAAGGACTCAGTGGAGGAGTTGCTACTGTTGTTGCGATGGCGGTATCTACACGGCTAGTTGAAGAAGGCAATCGTGGACGAGCAATCGGCATCATTTTGATGGGATTGAGCAGCTCGCTTGTACTTGGCCTCCCGGTTGGCACTTTTTTAAGTGAAGTGATTGGCTGGAGACTGCTGTTTATTTTTATTGGAGTGCTGAGCTTGGTTCCGCTGCTTGTCATTTATCAAAAAGTTCCGCTTATTAAAGCGCAGGAGGCTGTAACACCGCGGGCACAGCTGGCTGTTATAAAAAATAAAAAGATTCTGGCAGCGGTTGTTATCACGCTGTTGTACATCGGCGCTTATTCAACATTGTTTACCTATATTGCGCCTTTCCTGCTAACCAAGGCAAAGCTTTCGGCATCCGAGATTTCTGGGATTCTGTTTCTTGCAGGCATTTGCAGTTTTATGGGGTCAAAAATTGGGGGGGTTATCGCAGATCGCAAGGGGCCGAAATTTACGATTTATTTTGGACTCTCCCTTCAGGCAAGTATGCTGCTTTTGCTTTCGGTCATGGATGGAGTGATAACTGCCCATATCGTGATCATCATGCTATGGATGTTCGCCACATGGGCAACGTCTCCAGCCCAACAGCTATATCTGGTTACCCAGGTGTCCCGATCGCCGGATATCGCGCTTAGCATCAATACATCCTTTATTCAATTTGGCTTCGCTTTGGGATCATGGGTTGGGGGACTGGTGATCAGCAACTCCTCTTTGGAGCATCTAGGCTGGTACGGATTTGTTATTGCGTTGCTGTCACTATTGCTCGCGATCCGTTTGTTTACTTTAAAGAAGGAGCAGCTATCAGCGTAGGAAGATGGCGTATGATGCCTTCTCGTCTCTCTCGGCAGCATTATTTTAGGAAAACGCCCGAAATTGTTCCTGGGGCTGGTAGCTTTGTTGGCCGCATATTTGGCTCGATTTTTCCGCCCGGGTTGGCTCAACGTTTTTCATGGGCTCAGTGGTATTTTTCTGATTGGGTTTGCGATTGTCCTTTACGCAAAAGGCGGTTTGATGCCGCCATACTGGCCTTTTTAAAGGAGTTCGGAATGACTGTATCGAATTTTAATAGAATACAGGAAGTGCGAGAGAAAATAGTGTTTTCCTCCCATGTGATTTGGGTAATAGATAGGAAGATAGAACCCTTTCTTGTAAAAGTACCATAGTACAGGGTGTGAGGAGAACCAGTGATGACGACGGATACGTGCTTGAAATGCGGCAGTCCGATGGGCCGGGGAGAGTACAGTTGCCAGGTTTGCGGAGAAAACGAAATACAAGACTACCAGATGATTCGCAATTACGTGAGAACGTATCCGAATTCGAATGCGATGCAAATTGCCAACGCAACAGGAATATCTGTTTCAAAAATATTGCGTTATATTAGAAATGGCTCTTTGACCGTAGTAGACAATCCGTCCCACAGAGGGCGATCATAAGAAAAAGAGAAAAGCCCACAAGCACTCACGAATGCATTTCGTGTAGCTTTGTGAGCTTTTTTTTATTTATGATGCAAATCTACAACCAGCGTAGACCCTTCGGATAATGATTTTTGAGTTGCCCCTCAGATTGCTTGCCCCAACCGATGGAGAATCCATTTACTGTAACCAGCGTCCAGCCACTTTCACCGTCACGCGTGAGCGCTTCTCCTTTTAAATACCACAACATTTCAGGATCTTCTGCGCCATATGAAGCGACACGGGCTGCCTCCGCAGGAGAGAGGGCGAGTGCCAATGCGTGTGCAGGTTCAAATCTGTTCTTTTTTACAGTTCCTAGATGCAGACCGACGCGCGCGACCTTTAGCTTGTCCCAATCGAGCTCAGGAGCAGGTGAGTAGTAGAGCTGCTCGCCGAACAAAAGAAAAGCGGATTCATCATCGAATGGTTGGGAGAGCGCCGGGAGTGCTTCGTCCGCGAACGTACGCCAGGCTGCCAAGGCTTCTTTTCGACCTGCCGGAGCTGATTTTGCCGCACGCTTTTCTTTCCGTTTCCCGGAAGGTTCATGAACTTCTGCGGTCACACTCTTTTGCAGCTTGGCGAGGTAATGACCTTCACCCTGTAGACGATGCGGCCACAATCTGGCTGTCTGAGTGAGCTGCTCGTTTTGTGGCGACGCCCATTCTGGTTGACCAGCAGAAAAGCAATCTGGATGTGGCAGCGAGACGATCTCAAATTCGGGATGACGTCCCAGGAAGTTAACCAGTGACTGTTCATTTTCTAACGGAGCAAATGTGCAGGTGGAGTAGACCAATGT
This genomic stretch from Brevibacillus sp. DP1.3A harbors:
- a CDS encoding DEAD/DEAH box helicase → MAKSFASFGFRPELMQGIQDLYYKEPTQIQEEAIPLIMEGKDLIGQAQTGTGKTAAFMLPILNALEEGKRDIQALILTPTRELSIQIAKEVEKLGKHLNVNVLSLHGGTDIDKQLSKLKETVHVVVGTPGRVLDHMKRGSLHFGRISTLVLDEADKMMEMGFLEDVEQVIVHTPSQRQVLLFSATMPDLVKRLAHRFMKQPPHIKIEGKQKTVERIEQFYYVVNQSDKTDALVDVLEQEQPFLTIVFANTQVRVQQLTARLQENGLSAKALYGDLSQNKREQLMKQFREIRFQYLIATDIAARGLDVEGVTHVINYDLPNDVDSYIHRVGRTGRAGQKGKAISLISPRQKNLMARFAKATKASIEERIMQAGRHLDAGRRQRAEEREAHFVELRVQQAKEQQKEKDKEFTPVRDALKKKTKVKPGYKKKMARELGELQTQYEKNRKKAEAIAARKAGKSVKPGDAKKAGKGGAARSAKGGKPFNQSSSAGKTRGR
- a CDS encoding MFS transporter, whose amino-acid sequence is MGNKWVVYILALAVFLIGTVEYLISGIIQMVAADLGVTTSSAGFLVTAFALSAAVGAPIVIAVTIHLDRKKLLLMMLGIFILSNWLVYVSPSFEMMLVTRMIQGLSGGVATVVAMAVSTRLVEEGNRGRAIGIILMGLSSSLVLGLPVGTFLSEVIGWRLLFIFIGVLSLVPLLVIYQKVPLIKAQEAVTPRAQLAVIKNKKILAAVVITLLYIGAYSTLFTYIAPFLLTKAKLSASEISGILFLAGICSFMGSKIGGVIADRKGPKFTIYFGLSLQASMLLLLSVMDGVITAHIVIIMLWMFATWATSPAQQLYLVTQVSRSPDIALSINTSFIQFGFALGSWVGGLVISNSSLEHLGWYGFVIALLSLLLAIRLFTLKKEQLSA
- a CDS encoding M42 family metallopeptidase, which gives rise to MDDLTKLIKDLTEADGVPGHEREVRVKMEEYLQPLSDELVKDRLGGVLGKKTGAENGPKILLAGHLDEVGFMVTHITPKGYLRFIQLGGWWTHNILSQRVKVKTRKGEYLGLIGSKAPHALEKEEREKVMKLKDLYIDIGAKDEADAKEMGVRPGDWIVPDSDFTTMRGGELWVAKALDNRAGCALAIEVLKRLQSEEHPNVVYAGATVQEEVGTRGAGTVANLVEPDIAFAVDVGLAYDTPGNESYPMTCNVGDGPLVMLFDATMIPHTGLRDLVFDTAEELGINIQVDALAGGGTDAAKFHTSGIGCPSIVVGFATRYIHSHNAIMSKSDFEKAAQLLTAVIKKLDKETVQQLLDR
- a CDS encoding RsmB/NOP family class I SAM-dependent RNA methyltransferase, encoding MTKNLPTSFTERMQTLLGHDYEAFVSSYDQTVTHGLRVNPLKVGRDDFLKISPFALEAVPWCENGFRYKEPDRPGKHPFHSAGMYYLQEPSAMSAAEALGAQPGERILDLCAAPGGKSTQLAAFLRGQGMLVANEIHPVRAKALSENLERCGVTNAVVTNETPERLQERFPQFFDRILVDAPCSGEGMFRKLPEAIEDWSPAKVTECHVMQGDILEAAAAMMKPGGTLVYSTCTFAPLENEQSLVNFLGRHPEFEIVSLPHPDCFSAGQPEWASPQNEQLTQTARLWPHRLQGEGHYLAKLQKSVTAEVHEPSGKRKEKRAAKSAPAGRKEALAAWRTFADEALPALSQPFDDESAFLLFGEQLYYSPAPELDWDKLKVARVGLHLGTVKKNRFEPAHALALALSPAEAARVASYGAEDPEMLWYLKGEALTRDGESGWTLVTVNGFSIGWGKQSEGQLKNHYPKGLRWL
- a CDS encoding MerR family transcriptional regulator, which codes for MFKISEFSRLSRIPLQTLRYYDQIGILKPAKIDDTTGYRYYCAEQLLQINRIVIFKELGFSLQQIAQLLHENIPAEQIRGMLRLKENEIQSLLEMEMSKLARIKERVQLVEREGRIEKEHEVVLKQVDGMQLISYSALGAAEDIPWLFQIFDSLLDASLKSSLTGPKTVLWKETGTKDQLFELGVGYASKTESVKLPEQMERSFLPAETMATLLFRSDSTFKESACLDLATWIEQHGYCIRSEQPGREIYVPLSEEPGVELIEIQIPIEPRGQSEHGK